From the Roseofilum capinflatum BLCC-M114 genome, one window contains:
- a CDS encoding Uma2 family endonuclease produces MVNLTQRQKNLSRTPKREDLPTMYDLPSEEVGESGLPDQYHPIQAQLLEQTFQPSTYPPEQVFSAMDLNLYYDVENTNRYKRPDWFGVVGVSRLYEQRDLRMSYVVWQEEVNPFMVVELLSPSTQQEDLGQTTRKENKPPTKWEVYEELLRVPYYIVYEREQDYFRAFQLQGSRYQEIEIRNSQLWLEELGLGLRLWQGSHKGIERRWLRFYDATGNLIPTEAEERERERQEKERERQEKEQARQEKERERQEKEQAQTALQELRDRLIAMGLDPDNLPNDR; encoded by the coding sequence ATGGTTAACTTAACCCAAAGGCAGAAAAACCTCTCTCGAACTCCTAAAAGAGAAGACCTACCCACCATGTACGACTTACCGAGTGAAGAAGTAGGAGAGTCAGGTTTGCCAGACCAATATCATCCCATACAAGCTCAACTGTTAGAGCAAACCTTTCAACCATCGACCTATCCCCCAGAGCAGGTATTTTCAGCCATGGATTTGAATCTCTACTACGATGTAGAGAATACTAACCGATACAAGCGTCCGGACTGGTTTGGAGTCGTGGGAGTCTCTCGACTCTACGAACAGAGAGACTTACGGATGAGTTATGTGGTCTGGCAAGAAGAAGTGAATCCGTTTATGGTGGTAGAACTGTTATCACCGAGTACCCAACAAGAAGACTTGGGACAAACGACTCGTAAAGAGAATAAACCGCCAACCAAATGGGAAGTTTACGAAGAATTGCTACGAGTGCCATACTATATTGTTTATGAACGGGAACAGGACTATTTTAGAGCTTTTCAATTGCAAGGAAGTCGCTATCAAGAGATAGAGATCAGGAATAGTCAATTGTGGTTAGAAGAGTTGGGATTAGGATTGAGATTGTGGCAAGGAAGTCATAAAGGAATCGAACGGCGATGGCTGCGGTTTTATGATGCGACGGGGAATTTAATCCCTACAGAGGCCGAGGAAAGGGAGCGGGAACGCCAGGAGAAAGAACGGGAACGTCAGGAGAAAGAGCAAGCACGGCAGGAGAAAGAACGGGAACGTCAGGAGAAAGAGCAAGCGCAGACTGCATTGCAGGAATTGAGAGATCGCCTGATAGCTATGGGTTTAGACCCTGATAATTTGCCGAATGATCGTTGA
- a CDS encoding Uma2 family endonuclease, whose amino-acid sequence MVNLTQRQKNLSRTPKREDLPTMYDLPSEEVGESGLPDQYHPIQAQLLEQTFQPSTYPPEQVFSAMDLNLYYDVENTNRYKRPDWFGVVGVSRLYEQRDLRMSYVVWQEEVNPFMVVELLSPSTQQEDLGQTTRKENKPPTKWEVYEELLRVPYYIVYEREQDYFRAFQLQGSRYQEIEIRNSQLWLEELGLGLRLWQGSHKGIERRWLRFYDAAGNLIPTEAEEKEQAQTALQELRDRLIAMGLDPDNLPNDR is encoded by the coding sequence ATGGTTAACTTAACCCAAAGGCAGAAAAACCTCTCTCGAACTCCTAAAAGAGAAGACCTACCCACCATGTACGACTTACCGAGTGAAGAAGTAGGAGAGTCAGGTTTGCCAGACCAATATCATCCCATACAAGCTCAACTGTTAGAGCAAACCTTTCAACCATCGACCTATCCCCCAGAGCAGGTATTTTCAGCCATGGATTTGAATCTCTACTACGATGTAGAGAATACTAACCGATACAAGCGTCCGGACTGGTTTGGAGTCGTGGGAGTCTCTCGACTCTACGAACAGAGAGACTTACGGATGAGTTATGTGGTCTGGCAAGAAGAAGTGAATCCGTTTATGGTGGTAGAACTGTTATCACCGAGTACCCAACAAGAAGACTTGGGACAAACGACTCGTAAAGAGAATAAACCGCCAACCAAATGGGAAGTTTACGAAGAATTGCTACGAGTGCCATACTATATTGTTTATGAACGGGAACAGGACTATTTTAGAGCTTTTCAATTGCAAGGAAGTCGCTATCAAGAGATAGAGATCAGGAATAGTCAATTGTGGTTAGAAGAGTTGGGATTAGGATTGAGATTGTGGCAAGGAAGTCACAAAGGAATTGAGCGACGATGGCTGCGGTTTTATGATGCGGCTGGGAATTTAATCCCTACAGAGGCAGAGGAAAAAGAGCAAGCACAGACTGCATTGCAGGAATTGAGAGATCGGCTGATTGCTATGGGTTTAGATCCTGATAATCTGCCGAATGATCGTTAA
- the lpxC gene encoding UDP-3-O-acyl-N-acetylglucosamine deacetylase, whose amino-acid sequence MAIATPFTQSGVGLHSGLETQVKVLPAPPGSGRYFVRVDLPDRPTIPAHIEAVNSTILSTELAVGEASVRTVEHLLAALLSLGITDAKIEINGPEVPLLDGSAALWVEAICAHQQEVGKFPVSEKTLTEPMAVYDKDAFVAAIPAPQLRFTYGIEFDLEAIGQQWHSWQPDREPFTTEVAPARTFGLAHQIEHLQAQGLIKGGSLDNALVCGPEGWLNPPLRFANEPARHKLLDLVGDLSLLGVPPVAHYLAFKASHHLHVQLARKIAQCN is encoded by the coding sequence ATGGCGATCGCAACCCCCTTTACCCAATCTGGCGTTGGTCTGCATAGTGGACTCGAAACCCAAGTCAAAGTTCTACCCGCCCCACCCGGAAGCGGACGCTACTTTGTGCGCGTCGATCTCCCAGATCGCCCCACCATTCCCGCCCACATTGAAGCCGTAAACTCCACCATCCTCTCCACAGAACTCGCCGTCGGAGAAGCCAGCGTCCGTACCGTCGAACACCTGCTCGCCGCCCTCCTTTCCCTGGGCATCACCGATGCCAAAATCGAGATCAATGGGCCCGAAGTGCCCCTACTCGACGGTTCAGCCGCCCTCTGGGTCGAGGCGATTTGCGCCCATCAACAGGAGGTGGGGAAATTTCCTGTATCCGAAAAAACCTTAACTGAACCCATGGCTGTTTACGACAAAGATGCCTTTGTCGCTGCTATTCCCGCGCCCCAACTGCGCTTTACCTATGGGATTGAGTTTGATTTAGAGGCGATCGGTCAACAATGGCACAGTTGGCAACCCGATCGCGAACCCTTTACCACCGAAGTCGCCCCCGCTCGCACCTTTGGCCTCGCCCACCAAATTGAACACTTACAGGCGCAGGGGTTAATCAAAGGTGGTAGTCTGGATAATGCCCTCGTTTGCGGCCCTGAAGGTTGGCTTAATCCTCCCTTGAGATTTGCCAACGAACCCGCCCGTCATAAACTCCTAGACCTGGTGGGAGACCTGAGTTTATTGGGCGTTCCCCCTGTAGCTCACTATCTGGCATTCAAGGCCAGCCATCACCTTCATGTGCAACTGGCGAGAAAAATTGCCCAATGTAATTGA
- the fabZ gene encoding 3-hydroxyacyl-ACP dehydratase FabZ: MSTETQTSPEPPALDPTHTVFSVEEIHKLLPHRYPFALVDRIIAYDPGKSAVGLKNITFNEPQFQGHFPDRPIMPGVLMVEAMAQVGGIVVVQMDSFPSGLFAFAGIDKVKFRRPVVPGDQLIITAKIIKAMPKRGFVVMEGKIEVNGELAVEGDLKFAILSES; the protein is encoded by the coding sequence ATGTCCACAGAAACCCAAACCAGCCCAGAACCCCCTGCTCTCGATCCAACCCACACCGTTTTCAGTGTCGAAGAGATCCACAAACTCCTTCCCCATCGTTATCCCTTCGCCCTGGTAGACCGAATTATTGCTTATGACCCCGGAAAATCAGCCGTGGGACTGAAAAACATCACGTTCAATGAACCGCAGTTTCAAGGGCATTTTCCCGATCGCCCCATTATGCCAGGGGTACTGATGGTCGAAGCCATGGCCCAAGTCGGGGGTATTGTGGTTGTGCAAATGGATAGCTTTCCTAGCGGATTATTTGCCTTCGCGGGTATCGATAAGGTAAAATTTCGCCGGCCTGTCGTTCCTGGAGACCAGTTAATTATTACTGCCAAAATTATCAAAGCTATGCCAAAACGGGGTTTTGTCGTCATGGAAGGGAAAATAGAAGTCAATGGTGAATTAGCGGTAGAAGGAGATCTGAAATTTGCAATTCTGAGTGAGAGTTAA
- the lpxA gene encoding acyl-ACP--UDP-N-acetylglucosamine O-acyltransferase has translation MTTLIHPTAVIHSGAKVHPTVSIGPYAVIGENVTIGANTIIGPHVVLEGWTQIGESNEIFTGAAIGLAPQDLKYDGAETAVRIGNGNCIREYVTINRATGPDEATVIGDRNLLMAYVHVAHNCAIENEVVVANCTAFAGHVVVESKARISGLLGVHQFVHIGQMAMVGGMSRIERDVPPYMTVEGNPARVRSLNAIGLKRSGLTHQDFGILKSAYRLLYRSEMTFQEALEQLNTLPETEQLRHLRQFLHLSLTDKQRRGPIPGNRE, from the coding sequence ATGACCACCCTAATTCATCCAACGGCAGTTATCCACAGTGGTGCAAAGGTTCATCCGACGGTGAGCATTGGCCCCTATGCCGTGATTGGGGAAAATGTGACCATTGGGGCAAACACCATTATTGGCCCCCATGTGGTGCTGGAAGGATGGACGCAGATTGGCGAAAGCAATGAGATTTTTACTGGAGCAGCCATTGGTTTGGCTCCCCAAGACCTCAAGTATGATGGAGCCGAAACTGCGGTCAGAATCGGTAATGGTAATTGTATTCGCGAATATGTGACGATTAATCGAGCGACGGGGCCCGATGAAGCGACGGTGATTGGCGATCGCAATTTACTGATGGCCTATGTGCATGTGGCCCATAATTGCGCGATCGAAAATGAGGTGGTCGTGGCTAACTGTACTGCTTTTGCTGGTCATGTGGTGGTGGAATCGAAAGCTCGAATTAGCGGACTGTTGGGGGTTCACCAGTTTGTGCATATTGGCCAAATGGCTATGGTAGGGGGAATGAGTCGCATTGAGCGGGATGTGCCTCCTTATATGACGGTCGAGGGAAATCCGGCTAGGGTGCGATCGCTTAATGCGATCGGCTTAAAACGCTCTGGCTTAACTCACCAGGATTTTGGTATCCTCAAATCTGCCTATCGCCTGTTATATCGCTCGGAAATGACCTTTCAGGAAGCTCTAGAACAGCTAAACACCCTACCCGAAACTGAGCAATTACGCCATCTGCGCCAGTTCCTGCATCTTTCTCTAACGGACAAACAGCGCCGAGGCCCCATTCCAGGGAATCGGGAGTAG